The following proteins are encoded in a genomic region of Desulfuromonas acetoxidans DSM 684:
- the argH gene encoding argininosuccinate lyase → MSEKLWGGRFTQPTDKFVEEFTASIDFDQRMYRYDIQGSMAHARMLGRQEIITVDEAQQICAGLQDILTDMEAGNIEFSVALEDIHMNIEARLIERIGSVGGKLHTGRSRNDQVAVDIRLYLRDEMKEILTYLDKLQGALLDQAEANLNTIMPGYTHLQTAQPVLFAHHMLAYYEMFMRDSGRMNDCLQRMNVLPLGAGALAGTTFPIDRESVAKDLGFDGVTRNSLDSVSDRDFALEFCAASATLMMHLSRLSEELILWSSADFNFIELTDAFCTGSSIMPQKKNPDVPELVRGKTGRVYGNLISLLTLMKSLPLAYNKDMQEDKEPLFDSIDTVKGSLKIFADMIAEMGVKADNMRIAAARGFSTATDVADYCVTKGIPFRNAHEIVGKTVRYCIENGKDIPELTIDEFKQFSDAIEDDIYNFVTLEASVNARRATGGTARSAVESEIARARQQRQETTS, encoded by the coding sequence ATGAGCGAAAAACTCTGGGGTGGCCGTTTCACCCAGCCTACCGATAAATTTGTCGAGGAGTTCACTGCCTCCATCGACTTTGACCAGCGCATGTACCGTTACGACATCCAGGGCTCAATGGCTCACGCCCGCATGCTGGGTCGTCAGGAGATCATCACCGTTGATGAAGCGCAGCAGATCTGTGCCGGGCTTCAGGATATTCTCACCGACATGGAAGCGGGCAACATTGAGTTTTCCGTGGCTCTGGAAGATATCCACATGAACATTGAGGCACGTCTCATTGAGCGAATCGGCTCGGTGGGCGGAAAGCTGCACACCGGTCGCTCCCGCAACGACCAGGTTGCCGTTGATATCCGCCTCTATCTGCGTGACGAGATGAAAGAGATCCTCACCTATCTCGATAAACTGCAGGGTGCGCTGCTCGATCAGGCCGAGGCCAACCTCAACACCATCATGCCGGGCTATACCCATCTGCAAACCGCGCAGCCGGTGCTGTTTGCCCATCATATGCTGGCCTACTATGAGATGTTTATGCGTGATAGCGGCCGCATGAACGACTGCCTGCAACGGATGAACGTCCTGCCGCTCGGTGCCGGCGCGTTGGCCGGAACCACCTTTCCCATTGACCGTGAATCCGTGGCCAAAGATCTCGGTTTTGACGGCGTGACCCGCAACAGCCTCGATTCGGTGTCCGACCGCGATTTCGCCCTGGAATTCTGCGCCGCGTCCGCCACGTTGATGATGCACCTGTCACGCCTGAGCGAAGAGCTGATTCTGTGGTCGAGTGCTGATTTTAACTTCATCGAACTGACGGATGCGTTCTGCACCGGTAGCTCAATCATGCCGCAAAAGAAGAACCCGGATGTCCCGGAACTGGTGCGCGGCAAGACCGGCCGTGTCTACGGCAACCTGATCAGCCTGCTGACCCTGATGAAATCACTGCCGTTGGCCTATAACAAGGACATGCAGGAGGATAAGGAACCCCTGTTCGACAGCATCGACACCGTTAAAGGCAGCCTGAAAATCTTTGCCGACATGATCGCTGAAATGGGTGTTAAAGCCGACAACATGCGCATTGCCGCAGCACGGGGTTTCTCCACGGCCACTGACGTGGCCGACTACTGCGTCACCAAAGGCATCCCGTTCCGCAATGCCCACGAGATCGTCGGCAAAACCGTGCGTTACTGCATTGAGAACGGCAAAGATATTCCCGAGCTGACCATCGACGAATTCAAGCAGTTCAGCGATGCCATCGAAGACGACATCTACAACTTCGTTACCCTTGAAGCATCAGTCAATGCCCGCCGCGCCACCGGCGGAACCGCACGTAGCGCTGTCGAATCGGAGATCGCCCGTGCCCGCCAGCAACGCCAGGAGACAACCTCATGA
- a CDS encoding nucleoside diphosphate-linked moiety X motif 17, which yields MDYPLQKQIKTSVVACIVDEQQRILLTRRNIPPFFGQWVMPGGKIDHGEPIHTALKREVQEEVGLEVTVESLIDVYEHVTVGERRDHYIILYYRATPQSFELSINPDELSEAVWFAPEQLPKIDVPPGCRHILAQLHPQLAWSHLEPPGDLANCEIPGVCPVEKG from the coding sequence ATGGACTATCCGTTACAAAAACAGATCAAGACCTCTGTGGTCGCCTGTATTGTCGACGAACAGCAGCGCATCCTGCTGACCCGGCGCAACATTCCGCCGTTTTTCGGTCAATGGGTGATGCCGGGCGGAAAAATTGATCACGGTGAGCCGATCCACACGGCATTAAAACGGGAAGTCCAGGAAGAGGTCGGTCTTGAAGTCACGGTTGAATCCCTGATCGACGTCTATGAACACGTTACCGTTGGAGAACGGCGCGACCACTACATCATCCTCTATTACCGCGCCACGCCGCAGAGTTTTGAGCTGTCCATCAATCCGGATGAGCTCAGTGAAGCGGTGTGGTTTGCGCCGGAGCAGTTGCCGAAGATTGACGTGCCCCCCGGCTGCCGCCATATTCTCGCCCAGCTCCATCCACAACTGGCCTGGAGCCACCTTGAGCCACCCGGAGATCTGGCCAACTGTGAAATTCCCGGCGTCTGCCCTGTGGAAAAAGGCTAG
- a CDS encoding argininosuccinate synthase, protein MQKKGTIKKAVLAYSGGLDTSIILKWLVEEYGCEVIAFAADLGQGEELDFIPEKAKKTGASKCFIEDLREEFVRDFVFPMFRANAIYEGRYFLGTSIARPLIAKKQMEIALAEGADAVSHGATGKGNDQVRFELGYYHFDPSIHVIAPWREWDLNSRSALEAYAKKHGIPVPTSKKFPWSSDRNLLHISFEGDILEDPWAEAPEEMYVLSTRPEDAPDQPEFVEIEFKNGDPVAINGEQLSPANLLAKLNELGGKHGIGRIDLMENRYVGMKSRGVYETPGGTILEEAHRGVESITMDREVMHLRDSLIPRYAEMVYNGYWFAPEREALQTLIDDTQKTVNGMARVKLYKGHCRVVGRKSDTDSLFNVEFATFEADEVYNQADAEGFIKLNALRLRIRSMMNKKA, encoded by the coding sequence ATGCAAAAAAAAGGCACTATCAAAAAAGCGGTCCTCGCCTACTCCGGAGGCCTGGACACCTCAATCATCCTCAAATGGCTGGTCGAAGAATATGGTTGTGAAGTGATTGCTTTCGCAGCCGACCTCGGTCAGGGTGAAGAACTCGATTTCATCCCTGAGAAAGCCAAGAAAACCGGCGCCAGCAAATGCTTTATCGAAGATCTGCGCGAAGAGTTTGTCCGCGACTTCGTATTCCCGATGTTCCGCGCCAACGCCATTTACGAAGGCCGTTACTTCCTCGGCACATCCATTGCCCGTCCGTTGATCGCCAAAAAGCAGATGGAGATCGCCCTCGCCGAAGGCGCTGATGCGGTATCCCACGGCGCCACCGGCAAAGGCAACGACCAGGTCCGTTTTGAGCTGGGCTACTACCACTTCGATCCGAGTATCCATGTCATCGCACCATGGCGCGAATGGGATCTCAACAGCCGCAGTGCTCTGGAGGCCTACGCCAAGAAGCACGGCATTCCGGTACCGACCAGCAAGAAATTCCCCTGGAGCAGCGACCGCAACCTGCTGCACATCTCTTTTGAGGGTGACATTCTTGAAGACCCCTGGGCAGAAGCACCGGAGGAGATGTACGTCCTATCCACTCGTCCCGAAGATGCCCCGGACCAACCGGAATTCGTTGAGATCGAGTTCAAAAATGGTGACCCGGTCGCCATCAACGGCGAACAACTGTCCCCGGCCAACCTGCTGGCCAAGCTCAACGAGTTGGGTGGCAAGCACGGCATCGGTCGTATCGACCTGATGGAAAACCGTTACGTCGGCATGAAGAGCCGTGGCGTCTATGAAACACCGGGCGGCACTATTCTCGAAGAAGCTCATCGCGGCGTTGAGTCCATCACCATGGACCGCGAAGTGATGCATCTGCGTGATTCACTGATCCCGCGCTATGCGGAGATGGTCTACAACGGTTACTGGTTCGCCCCGGAGCGTGAAGCCCTGCAAACGCTGATCGATGACACCCAGAAAACCGTTAACGGTATGGCGCGCGTCAAACTGTACAAAGGCCACTGCCGCGTGGTTGGACGCAAGTCGGACACCGACAGCCTGTTCAATGTTGAATTCGCCACCTTTGAGGCGGATGAAGTGTACAACCAGGCGGATGCCGAAGGTTTCATCAAGCTCAACGCTCTGCGTCTGCGCATTCGCAGCATGATGAACAAAAAAGCGTAA
- a CDS encoding LL-diaminopimelate aminotransferase, with translation MARLNDNYLKLQAGYLFPEISRRVTAFADAHPNDKVIRLGIGDVTKPLVPAVLKAFHDGVDDLAKGASFHGYGPEQGYSWLSQTIIDKAYKPLGVELEASEVFISDGSKCDSANILDIFDLSCKVAIGDPVYPVYNDTNVMVGRTGKADEKGYYEGIVYMPCTEENGFAPAFPSEKVDIIYLCFPNNPTGTVATKEVLKSWVDYALDNDAVILFDAAYEAFITEPGIPHSIYEIDGAKKCAIEFRSFSKTAGFTGVRCGLTVVPHDLMASTADGEKVSLNQLWNRRQCTKFNGVSYPVQKAAAAVYSDEGWAQVQEIIAYYMENARIIREGLQEAGITCYGGVNAPYIWLKTPEGMTSWDFFDKLLNECFVVGTPGSGFGPSGEGYFRLSAFGERENVEEAVKRIRQKWGK, from the coding sequence ATGGCACGTTTAAACGACAACTATCTCAAACTTCAAGCGGGATACCTGTTTCCTGAAATCAGCCGCCGAGTTACCGCGTTTGCTGATGCCCATCCCAACGATAAAGTGATCCGTCTCGGCATCGGTGATGTCACTAAGCCCTTGGTTCCCGCTGTTCTTAAAGCGTTCCATGACGGTGTTGATGATCTGGCCAAAGGTGCATCTTTCCACGGCTACGGTCCGGAACAAGGGTATAGCTGGCTGTCCCAAACCATCATCGACAAAGCCTACAAGCCCCTTGGTGTCGAGCTGGAAGCCTCTGAGGTCTTCATCTCCGACGGCTCAAAATGCGACAGTGCCAACATCCTCGACATCTTCGATTTGAGCTGCAAGGTGGCCATCGGCGATCCTGTCTATCCGGTGTACAACGACACCAATGTCATGGTCGGCCGTACCGGCAAAGCCGATGAAAAAGGTTATTACGAGGGAATCGTCTATATGCCGTGCACCGAGGAAAACGGCTTTGCACCGGCTTTCCCAAGTGAGAAAGTCGACATTATCTACCTGTGCTTCCCCAACAATCCCACCGGTACTGTCGCCACCAAAGAGGTGCTGAAAAGCTGGGTGGATTATGCGCTGGACAACGACGCCGTCATCCTGTTTGACGCCGCCTACGAAGCGTTTATCACCGAGCCGGGCATTCCCCACTCCATCTATGAAATCGACGGGGCCAAGAAGTGCGCTATCGAATTTCGCAGTTTCTCCAAGACTGCGGGTTTCACTGGAGTTCGCTGCGGCCTGACCGTGGTTCCCCACGACCTGATGGCCAGCACAGCCGACGGCGAGAAAGTTTCTCTCAACCAACTGTGGAACCGTCGTCAATGCACCAAGTTCAATGGTGTGTCCTACCCGGTACAAAAAGCGGCTGCCGCTGTCTACTCTGACGAAGGCTGGGCGCAGGTTCAGGAGATCATCGCCTATTACATGGAAAACGCACGCATCATCCGTGAAGGTCTGCAGGAAGCCGGCATCACCTGCTACGGCGGTGTTAACGCTCCTTATATCTGGCTGAAGACTCCGGAAGGTATGACCAGCTGGGATTTCTTTGACAAGCTGCTCAACGAATGCTTCGTTGTCGGAACTCCGGGCAGTGGCTTTGGCCCCAGTGGTGAAGGCTACTTCCGTCTCAGCGCCTTTGGCGAGCGGGAAAATGTCGAAGAAGCGGTTAAGCGGATTCGGCAGAAATGGGGCAAATAA
- the dapA gene encoding 4-hydroxy-tetrahydrodipicolinate synthase, producing MFKGSMVAIITPFNSDGSVNEDKFRELVEFQIENGTDVIVPCGTTGESATLNYEEHDLVIRACIDQVNGRVPVVAGTGSNSTAEATELSRHAKEMGADGLLLVSPYYNKPSQEGLYQHYRTIAEEVALPQILYNVPGRTGMNMLPGTTIRLAEIDNIVAIKEASGDVTQASEIISKAGDKIDVLSGDDFLTLPLMACGAKGIISVTANIMPKEVKAMVTAIEENRWDDARAMHLKMLDIHNAMFIESNPVPVKTAVSLLGKCEPTIRQPLCDLQPASLETLKTVMQGYGLL from the coding sequence ATGTTTAAAGGTTCCATGGTCGCCATCATCACCCCGTTCAACAGTGATGGCTCCGTCAATGAAGACAAATTTCGTGAACTGGTTGAATTTCAAATTGAAAACGGCACTGACGTCATCGTGCCCTGTGGCACCACCGGTGAATCCGCAACCCTCAATTACGAGGAACACGATCTGGTGATCCGTGCCTGCATCGATCAGGTCAATGGCCGCGTTCCGGTTGTCGCAGGCACCGGATCCAACTCCACGGCTGAAGCGACCGAACTGAGCCGTCACGCCAAAGAGATGGGTGCTGACGGTTTACTGCTGGTCAGCCCGTATTATAATAAGCCGTCCCAGGAAGGTCTCTATCAGCACTACAGGACCATCGCTGAAGAAGTGGCCCTGCCGCAAATTCTCTACAATGTTCCCGGCCGTACCGGTATGAACATGCTGCCGGGCACCACCATCCGTCTGGCAGAGATCGACAATATCGTTGCCATCAAAGAAGCGTCCGGTGATGTGACTCAGGCCAGTGAAATTATCAGCAAGGCCGGCGACAAAATCGATGTGCTGTCCGGCGACGACTTCCTGACGCTGCCGCTGATGGCATGTGGTGCCAAGGGGATCATCTCCGTCACCGCCAACATCATGCCCAAAGAGGTTAAAGCCATGGTGACAGCGATTGAGGAAAATCGCTGGGATGACGCCCGCGCCATGCATCTGAAGATGCTCGACATCCATAACGCCATGTTCATTGAGTCCAACCCGGTACCGGTCAAGACGGCGGTTTCCCTGCTTGGTAAATGCGAGCCGACCATACGTCAGCCGTTGTGCGACCTGCAGCCGGCCAGCCTTGAAACGCTCAAAACGGTCATGCAAGGTTACGGACTGCTGTAA
- a CDS encoding DUF2889 domain-containing protein yields MSRQTDFQRTVHYSISQQPQQGDFILKAHLEDRLHDIETVLTTTPDTLEIRTATVQFHRSPSPLCSQAEKRFSRLEGLTIGKGLSEQLRERLGGSEGCGNLRTMMLGLLPLAINARVSQDCESDEQALELMQQNLQGTCAGFPPNCK; encoded by the coding sequence GTGTCACGACAAACCGACTTTCAACGAACAGTGCACTATTCCATTTCGCAACAACCCCAGCAGGGTGATTTTATCCTTAAAGCCCACCTTGAAGATCGCTTGCACGACATTGAAACCGTGTTGACCACGACACCGGACACGTTGGAGATCCGCACAGCAACGGTACAGTTCCACCGCAGCCCATCACCGCTCTGTTCTCAGGCGGAGAAGCGTTTTTCCAGACTGGAAGGGCTGACCATTGGCAAAGGCCTCAGTGAACAACTACGCGAGCGCCTGGGCGGTAGTGAAGGATGTGGCAATCTGCGCACCATGATGCTCGGTCTGCTGCCGTTGGCCATTAATGCCCGGGTCAGTCAGGACTGCGAATCTGACGAACAGGCTCTGGAACTGATGCAACAAAATCTGCAAGGTACTTGCGCAGGCTTTCCACCCAACTGCAAATAA
- the dapB gene encoding 4-hydroxy-tetrahydrodipicolinate reductase, which translates to MLKIAVTGAAGRMGGHLIKAVTDAEGITLAAAIERPGHPMVGQDAGILAGCGALNVLISDQLEASLKAVDVLIDFTFPDVTLANAEICAKVKTNMVIGSTGFTPEQRQQLADTTGNIAVMLAPNMSVGVNACFKLLKEAANILGDGFDVEVVELHHNKKKDSPSGTAVRMGEVVADALGRDYNKVANYHREGMCGERTKEEIGMQTVRGGDIVGEHTVYFIGMGERIEITHRAMSREMFSRGAARACQWIKDKAPGMYDMQDVLDLK; encoded by the coding sequence ATGCTGAAGATTGCAGTCACAGGAGCCGCCGGTCGCATGGGCGGCCATCTGATCAAAGCGGTTACCGACGCCGAAGGAATCACCCTCGCCGCAGCCATTGAACGCCCAGGCCACCCTATGGTTGGCCAGGACGCCGGTATTTTGGCGGGTTGTGGTGCTCTGAATGTGCTGATCAGCGACCAGCTTGAAGCCTCCCTGAAAGCAGTAGACGTCCTTATCGATTTTACATTTCCCGACGTTACCCTGGCCAATGCCGAAATCTGCGCCAAAGTGAAGACCAACATGGTGATCGGCTCTACCGGATTCACTCCGGAGCAACGTCAACAACTGGCCGATACCACCGGCAACATCGCCGTGATGCTGGCACCAAATATGAGTGTCGGCGTTAATGCCTGCTTCAAACTGCTCAAAGAAGCGGCCAACATTCTCGGTGACGGCTTTGATGTTGAAGTGGTGGAGCTGCACCACAATAAAAAGAAAGATTCCCCCTCCGGCACTGCAGTGCGCATGGGTGAAGTGGTCGCCGATGCGTTGGGCCGCGACTACAACAAAGTGGCCAACTACCATCGCGAAGGGATGTGCGGCGAGCGCACCAAGGAGGAGATCGGCATGCAGACAGTGCGTGGCGGTGACATCGTCGGTGAGCACACGGTCTACTTTATCGGCATGGGTGAACGCATTGAGATCACTCACCGCGCCATGAGCCGTGAAATGTTTTCCCGTGGGGCGGCGCGCGCCTGTCAATGGATCAAAGACAAGGCTCCCGGCATGTACGACATGCAGGATGTTCTCGATCTGAAATAA